The sequence GAGGAGTACGTTGGTCAGCCTCCGGTCAGGGTCCTCTGAGACACCTTACATGCTGCCTGTATGTCGTGCTTCTGCCCTCAGCCGCCTCAAGCCACGGCATTCCAGAATGGTGTGTGGAGGCTCTCCACACGGGGGTCTGGAGGACTCCATGGTGCAgcctgtggtggtggagggggggatgTTTTCGACATGCCTCCGGCAACTGCGCTTCATATCCCTGCAGACCCGGTCGGACGTAGCAGACCCCGCCTGCTCTTCGCACACAGGGATGGTGTGGCGTTCATCGGCATGGACCTCCTCGCACCTCTTGCGTCCATCGCCCGTGCTCTGCTGACCTCTGCGTGCCTTGCCTGGACTGCAACACACCATGCCGTCTGTACTTAaaagcgcgtgcgcagctggGCGAGGATGGCATCCCGTCATCCTCGTCAGCGCCGCATCGGAATGTCTTTTGGTTTTagacggccgccgcggaggagctCCTGTCGTTGCGTGCCCTATCGCGTAGCGCAGTTGGCAGGGGATGTCATCCTGGAGCCCGAGAGCGGTGGCCAAGTCGGTGAGCCATGCAAGGCGAAACAATACTGGAAAAGGAACGAGAAGCGAAACGCCGTCTcagtcccctccctccctcccccatcacCTCACTTGCGGAGGCTCGCCACCGTAGGCGGTGcgacgcagacacgcagacgGGCAGACCGAAGCGCGTAACTGCGGCACCGCGCGCCCACGAAGAAAAAGGACGTTGGGGAAAAAATGGATGAAGAGAGACGCGTGTGCATGCTCGTGTGCTGCTCCCATCATCCAAAGCGGATGCTGCCGTGACAACACCGAGAGATCTGGTAGAGGTGCACCGGAAAGTCACAAGaggcccccccccgccttgTCAGTGTGCACCTCGGTACTGTccgctggcgcatgcgcatgcgcgaGGGAGCCCCGTGACGTCCACGCAACACGCGACACACTCGAAGCGAGGAAGGGGAAAGCGCaagaacaaaagaaaacatcGAGAAGCCCACGTACGGTCAACAAGCGAATGGACGCgtgtgcgggggagggggaggggggtggacTTCGGTGCCTGCCCGTCTGTATGCCGCAATGATGGGGTCCAGTTGGGGACGGCGAGGACAAGGAGAGGGCAAGGAAGGGTGATGATGTACTGTACATGGGAAGGAAACGGGGCACAATCCGCGCTGCGGTCGCTTCCGAAAAGAAATACTTTAAAAACTTTGGatcaagagagagggggataGAGAGAGCGACCACCTcagcggcagagaaggcAGCGGATACCTGTCTGCTACCGTATCGGCGTCGCCCCAATCCCCCGTGCACTGACCGGGTAggccgcgtgcgtgcgaaAGTAATCGGAAAGCAACGCGTTATGCAGCCGCGCCCGAACATGTGCGTCGAGCACAGGCTCGTTCATGGCCGCCACGCCAAAGTCAGAGACCCCGTTCGCAGTGGCAGTCGCCCCCGCGGCATCCTTACGAACGGCAGTGAAAGGCGTGCGCACCTGTCCATCGCCGTGGCCCGCCGTGGCCTTCGCAGCCACTCCCTTGGGCTCCGGCGAAGTCCGCTTCGCAAACAGCCACTGCCGGGATCGTCTCAGCGGCGCTTCTGTGTCGCCAGGGGCAATTCTCGCCACGCGCTCACTGGATGCCTTGAGCTCCGGGTCACTACCGCTGGAGACGACAGCAGTGTCCGGGTGCTCCGCTGAGACGAAGCTCATTAGCCGCGCGTAGCGCTCGGCGTCCAGAAAGCTGGACCACATCTCCTCATCGATCTTCTCTTCTGTCGTCAAGGGTGCGCGCgagggtgtggtggcggtggatgACACCGTGGACGGCGTGGAGCAACACCGACCGCGGCTCAGGGTTGATGTCGTCGAGAGGGGCTTCTGCGGCTTCTGAAGCAGCAGTGGGCGATACGGGTCGAGGGTCCGCGATTCCGCTAGCGTTGCCATTGatgccacggctgccgcctcgctAGAGGATGCCGATGGTGCGTCGATCTTTGGAGCCTCACATGACGTATTGGTGGGTCGTCGCGGAGTTGCAGCCCGTGCGGAGGCTGCGAGATCGCCGTGGACTAGCACCTTGGCCGCTCTTCCAAGTCGCTGAACAGCCGCcatcctctcctcctgctcaAGCGCCTTCAACTCACGCACCAGCTCCACCACGTGCTTCGAAGATGAGTACCGCTCCACCGGCCATTCTTCCTCGTAGTAACGGCCGATTGCcgtctgcgccaccgcagatGTGAACGCGGAGCCTCTCGTCGCCGATGGTGCCTGCTCCACGACCAAGAGCTCACAGTTCGTCAGCCGCCCCTGCTGCCACCACGCGCGGTAGTCGTTGACGTGGTTGATAAGCACTTGCGTGACACCGTTTGTAAGGTCGACGTAGCGGAACTGGGGTGAGTGCACCCCCCACGCCTGCCTAGCCTTGACACACAGAGCGCCCCAGGGAAGCATGCCTTGACCGGATGGCGTGTGGCTGGAAAAGAAAATCACctccgccggcgcggcgctgtgccgcaACACCACCGTCACATTAAGCCGAATGATGAGGGCCGGGTCCAGGATGCACTGCAGCGGAACTTGAATGACgtccgcgtcggcgcgaCGCACCGGCGGACTGGCTCGCGTGCGGGCTCTCTCGCTACATGCAGTGCTGCCCTTgtactgccgctgcggtgcttgAGGGAAGTCCGTGGACGGCACACCAGAGCGAAACGCGTAGAGTGTAGAGGTGAGCGGACGCGGCTTCCACACGCGCTCCTTGTGGCCCGCCTCGcccgcggcagcagtcgcTGCGGTCTCTCCTGCGGTGCGTGCCTCCGAGGTGAGCCGATGGTGGTCCATATGGTGCGCCACCGTGTGCATTATCTCCTGAGCCGAGCCCGCGGGTGACCCGTGATGATGGACGAAGGCGTCCCGCACATCACTGGTCGTTGCATCGGGAGAAGCCGTCGGGTCAGCCGCCGACACATACGCCCCGCCACGTCTCCACATGTGGAAGTCGTCCGCATCGTTGAGCACTACGAGGCACGCAGAGGGGCGGGTCTTGGATGGGGCTGACGCCGAAAGGCCGGCGCCCACAGCCTCCTCGACGAGTGCCTCCTCTTGCGGCTGTGGCGTCTCTTCCGCTACCTCGCGGCGAGTGTGAGCGTTCGCGTCGGTTAGGGTGCAGGGTAGCTTGTACTTGAAGATGGGTCTGAAATCGGCACCCCAGGCAGTCCGCGCGCACTCGACAAGCTCCGTGTACGTTCTGGCCCAGCACCACACGCCCTCGCCCGGGCACGCGccggagagcagcagaaaACGATCGGCACCGATGTCCTCCATGAAGGCCAGTCGAGTcagcggcagagaggggatagaggaggggagggggagggggatgcgcAGATGGAGCAGCGATTCCGTAACGCAGAGACACGCATCAAGCCTCCCGATCGATGCGCTTTCGTTGCCTGTGTGAGTATATGTCTGCCAGCCGCACGCGAGGACGGTGCGGAGAAAGGGGGGCAAAGGAAAGTGTGAGGGTAGAGAATGTGGAGCAgagtgtgtggggggggaggaacGGCAGGGAGAAGCACATCGGAAAGTGTAAAGGAGGTGTCAGCGCCCGCATGGCACGACGAGGGGAGCGGGAGGGAATGgtggacggcagcggcggcggagtcgGCGCCTGCAATGCCGTcactgcctcccctcccccctccctcctcctcctcctcctcgtgacTCTGTCTGTCGCGCTGCAGGCCCATGGgcgcacgagagagagggcggcgggagggtgggtgcgtgtgcaggaAGGCCCTCCACAgaccagcagctgcaccgcgccTGCGCAGAGGCAAAGAAGGAATAGGCTCCCCGCGAAGGATTCGCTACGTtcttcgccgctgctccgccatcgcTTCTTCAGAGCGGGGGTCGTGTTCATCGCGGGCAGTCAACgccagcagtagcagcagcatcaaGAGGCAAGCAATGGACGCAAGCCACCAAAGGCACCCGCGCGTGTCGTGGCAGCTCCCCTACACATCTGTCCAGACATCCAGAAGCGTCCCTCAGCTCCATATTCATGCCAGCTCGAGTGTGTGCCCGCAGGCACAGCTTAGAAGAGAGGGTCACTGAGCCCGGCCGTCGCGTCTTGCGCAGAGAGCTCCACCTTGACCCCGTCGCACCAGCAGTCGCTGTAGACGTCTGTGATAGGGCaatgctgcagcaccacctgcgCCTTCGTCTGCCGCGTCGCAATGGCACCGGCGCTGGTGAAACCGGGCGGAAGGACGTCTGTGGTCGAGGCAGAGCTGGTGAACACCACCGAATAAGCTGTCCCCTCCGTATCCGTCGCAGCACTCGggctcgccaccgccacagcgcgAGCACCCGACGCTCTGCGGAACATCTGCGTGGCTCGCTCAGCGTTGCTGGgccccagcagcaccatATGATACCGATTGGACTGGAACGTGCACGCCGACAGCATCGAGGTACGGCAGCCAACCCCCTCATACAGCCCGCGGATGCAGTTCACGATGCGTACACAGTTGAGGGTGCAGTGGCTGCCCATGCCCAAGTAGACGCCGTCTCGGCCGCTGCTCAGCGTGCAGCGGTTCAGGTGGACAccggcgccgacggtggCACTGACGACCGGCTTGAGGAGCCCGGCAGCATTCTTATCCTTTCGGCCCGTTGGGTTGatcgagagcggcgccgtcgccgccgcagcagcagcagtagcggAGACCTCGTCACCACTGCCATGGGTCGCGCACCGGAGATGCATGTCACCTGGCTCCAGGAGGAAGACGTCCGAGGcggacagcagcgcgccgcggcCTTTCACGGCGATTCGCCCAATGATGGTAGCGTTGTTTCCTACAATGGACACGCGTGTTTGGTTGACGACAACGGGGGCGTAGGGGTCGAGGATGAACAGCTTcccgtccagcagcaccgtgtGCGAGGCGTGCTCGCTGCCGTGCCCGCGCAGGGCGCTCATGAGCTCCTCGCTCGTGCGCACAACAAACCATGCGCCCTGTCGGTGCCGACGACCATCCAGAGATGAAACTGAAGCAGAAGCGGTGGCGCCCGCGGGTGTTGATgcttgtgccgccgctgcggctcgcCACGCAGACTGCAGCGTCTGCGACGCGGACAAGATCAAGAGCTGCTTGAGAGCTTCTTGACTATCCTCGAGGGCCTCCTTGAGATCGCTCACctgctggcggagctgccgAACTTCGCTTGCCAGCGCAGATGCCTGTGCAGCGGTCGAAGAAGTGTCCGATTCCGTTGCACTGGAGTCTTCGcacgttgctgctgctgcgttcgGTCCGTCCGTATTCACTGGACCTGATTCCGAAATCCCCCAGGTGCTGAACAGCTTATGCGTCGAGGTTAGGTGGCATGACATGCTACTGGCAGACAAGATGCACGGATGAAGCAagcggcaccgacgcaccCCCGCCACATCTCTGTGCCTCGCGCGCGTAGAGACGACACCAGCGCCAGGAATCACAAGCGCCCTGCACCTCCATGAGAGCTGTGACGAAATGGGCGACGCAGTTGTCGATAGCATCGCCCGCTAGCGTATCCAAAGGAGCGTCGCTGAGCGAGAAGCGAGAGCGGAGGCGCGAGTCGCAGACCATACCAGCGGCGAAGGATGCGAGGAGTATATCGCAGGGACGGAGAGCTgagcggagagggggggtcGGTCCGACTGGTACGCGCAGGATATggcacacacaagaaaatGAAAAGCTGAGCAAGTCCTCGCGCATGCGAGAGcaagcagaggcggaggaaggaGAAATAGGCGCGGGCACCACgcaaagaagaaaaacagaAACAAATTGGGGCAacacgtgctgctgccgctgacgggcagacacacacgcacgcacgcacacaaccggCAGGAGCGCGGCGGAGAAGTccacggcagaggagggtgATGTCGCTTAGAGATAAAGAGGACACACAGAGCACGCGGCGATCAAGCGAGTGCGTGAACAGcaaagaacaacaacaaggagagttgcgcgtgtgcgatgGCGTAATGGGCGTAAGGGCGGGGGCtggatgatgatgatgacaGGCGCAGACCCCGAGGCGGCCGACATGCAACGAGTGCAGAGCGTAAGAGTagaagaaggggaggaggactgGGCGGAGgccagcgagagagacaggggaGGAAAGGCCTTGAAACCGAAATACGGCGCTGTGCGTGGCGTGACACGGCGCcagcacatacacagacacaaaaaaagaaagaaagacaGCCCCGAGCCGTCCTATGCCGCAGGCGCGGATTGCAGCTATACGGCGAGCCcgcggcgcacgtgtgcgtgtgcatgtacCAGGGAGCGTGTGTCGTCCCCCCTCTTCAAGTGAAGTGGCTGCTTTTCCGCTCGCTCTTCATGAATTATCAGCGAGCAACCGGTAGAGGGCACGTGAAAACATGTTGTAGAAATTTGCGCGTTCAGTTGCACgcgcgagggaggcgtggaagaggagaaaaggaagaggacgTCCCGCTTGCACGGTTTTGTCCGCCCCACGCCTCCTCGTAGTGGTGCTGTGGTCGCTCAGACACGCGGAGACAACGGCACGGGCGACCGGAGCACGTAGAAGGGCAGCGATGAAGACACGCCTCAGCGAAAAAGCAGTGCGCCGCTTTTCGTTGCTAGtacggcgccgctgatggACACGAAAAATGCGTGCGTGGGTCAGTGTGCGTTTCTGTGATATGTGCAAGCATAGCGGGTGAGAGggagcgcagctgctgtgtTCTGCCAGGCCTGGACCAGAGGACGACCTTCGTGGCAGACGTGGAGAGACAgacagggagagaagaaagcgTGGAAAGCGATGGCGAGACAAGACGAAAGAACAGCAGTGGACGTTcgggcgtgtgcgcgacCACACAGCAGACGGGGCACTGCGACacggtggtgacggcggctCCGTGTATAGGGCAGGCACTCTCTCCCTACTCTTTGTCGTTGTCTTCTTCAGTCCCCCAGTTTCCGTGTGGGCGTCCCCATCGCCCATGCGGGGCGGTCATCGCGTAGCAAGAGAAGCAGGcggacgcacgcgcagagacaCTGGAAAGCTCGCTGTCTGCGCCCTTCTGCGGCTTTACTTGCCTTCCTGTGCAGGAAAGGAGAACATCGATCAGCTGTGCGGTACTGACGTACAACCCACGCGTAGGTCGCGCGAAACAAAACAAGCCGCGAGAAGCACAGGAGCGAACCTTGGCCACGAGAGATGTGTGTCACGACAACGTGTGCCTCATTACCCCGACAACaaccacccacacgcacacacgcacagacacacgcacctatctatctatatatatatatatagacaTCGATATAGAAAGCCCAGATTCATCAATAGTCGTGGGCCAAGGCCAGCCAATGAAATTggctgctgcatcgcagCCACCCCGCTTCCTCCGAAGCGCACGCGTCACACACAAGGCAAGAGCGCCAGCTGGTGTGGCTTAGAACTGCAACAGCCTGAAGCCCGTCTGTTGCCGCGTCGTCAGGTCGGTGCGAAGACGGTATTCCCAGTACGGCATCCCTTTATTGCTTGCCGGGTACCCAGGAGGAAATACTATCTTCATGGTATCGGTTAGCACCTGCTCCTTGAGCAGCCGGTCCGACAATGTCGTCGTCGACATGGACGGCGACGCGTTTACTTCGATCAGGTGGGGGTTGATGTGGTCGTCGATGAGGATGTCGTAGCCGTAGAGCTCGTACGAGTGCTTGTCGTTGAACATTACCGGCTCCACCGCCTTGAGCGAGTGGTAGATGAGAAACTCAATATTCTTCATCATGCCCTCCGCCGTGTACGGGCCGTAGCTCTTCTGCACGTAGAGGAATAGGTTCTGGAAAGACCACTTGCCACCGTGCGAGGTGTTGTAGTGCTCGTCGCCTTTCTGCAAGGCAACGTTCGTCAAGTGGGAGCCGAGGTCCTCCTGGGCCAGGCTGCTGCCAGCGTATCGCGTCGCGCAGAATCGGGCAAAGCCGTCTTCGTGCAGGTACGCCACGAGAGGTTTGTAGGACGTGACGAGAACGTACAGGCGCAGGTCGAACTTCTTGCCACCGATCAGCAGCGGGTTGGAGATATAGCGGCTGATAATGTACGAGCCAAGCAacccaccaccgctgccactaGCGCCGGCTGTGGTCTGAGATGTcactgcgctggcggcgttgAAGCGAGGGGAGGTCGGGCTCCCCTGCGAGCAtccgttgccgccgctcgcGGTACCCGGTGCGGACTCTATGCTGCTCAAAAGTGCGGCGCGCTGTTGCTGCAGAACCGACGGCGCGACCCAGCTGGCTCGGCTAGAGGGGCTCGTGGCCAGGAAGGAGGTCATGTTATCCGATTCCTTTTTCTCACACAGCCAGCGCTGCAGGGAGCGGACGTCGTCGATGATGAAGATGCCCTTGCCCTGTGACCGCGACGTCGGCTTCACAATCCACTGCgtgccgcgccggcgctggaaCTTCTCCTTGAACATGCTCATGTCGTTGGGAATATTGTACGTCAGCGGGACGCTGTCGGCAAAGCAGAACGACTTGACAGAAAGCGGCAGCCTGCGCTCAACGCCAGCGCCCGCGAACACGGACGACCCTGCTGCGCCCTCGATATCCGCGGCGTGGGCCGATGCCGAGGCCCAATCTGTGGCGGTGTGCAGTGTCAGCCGGGCGTAGTTGTCCGCTTGGTGCTCACGCAAGTAGCGCCGGATGTTCTTGTACATGAGGTCCTTCCGGGTCAGTTCCGCGTGATCGGGGAAGTGGTTGATgatctgctgctcctgccaCCGGAAAAAGTTGGAGCAGACCGTGTGGCGGACGCGCCGAACGTGCATCCAGAAGAAGTGCCAATCCCCGAGGCCAATGTTCTTGTCCTCGCCCTCGCTATTAGAATAAACGCAAATCTCCTCAACACTGATGCGTCGCGCACGCACctgggaggtggaggtggcagcagcagcagcagcagcagcagcgccggctgccTGCATCACTCCCCCGGAGCCCCTGCCCGTGTGAGGCACCTCGTCCGCCCGCGCACTCATCCcttcggcggcgacggcgttggtggccgacagcggcgacgccactGCTACAGAGGTCGTCGGATGCGTCTGCTCCTGCTGGTAGCGCTCGAACATGAAGTGAATTACCTGCTTGTCGAGGTCCGTGCGGTAGCGCAAGGTGCAGTCTCCGTGATGgtgactgccgctgctgctgtgaatGGACATACTTGGCGCCGCACCCACGCGGCGGCCGTTGCCAAGCCCGCTACTagcaggtgcagcggcactaGAGCCGTTCGTGGTCCCTGGTACTATGATCAGCTTGGTATGCCGCCTTCCAGCCAGCGACGTCACcggcgccaccacgcgcgccgAGGCGCCATTGTTGAGGCCGTCCGCATcgcagctgccgtcgtcgctgtcctctggtggcagcgcacgctgctgctgctgatcaCCCTCATCCATGTCCACTACatccgcctgctgccgcggtggttGCGCTACCGAATCCGCATCGGCCTTCAGCTTTGGTGCCGGcgtcgcctccgacggcggTAGCTgcacctccccacccaccagCCTTTCTGCAGACTTTTTCGTCTTACGTCTGGCGGAGAGCGGTGAGCGTAGCAACGGAGGCGTTGGAGTGGGGGTGCTCAACGCCCTTTCCCTGGATCTCTCCTTCGTCTTGCGTGCCAGTGCGGCCGCTGGCGCCTTCTTCACAGTCAATTTTTTATtcggcactgccgctgcggccgcgtgGGGTGACGTCGcggacgccgcagccgcaccagcagcggcattgTCCGAGGCCTTCgatggcgccgcggcaggtgTGTTGCCGTGCGCCAACGACTTGACACCCTTGCCCTTGCCACCGCTCTTGTGGCCTGTGGCGAGCTCCATGAAGATCGCGTAGGCGTCAAGCGGAGAaggacgcgcgcacgacacACCCGACGCACGAGTGAGATGCCCTCCGCGGATATCGGCGGGTGCACTTACCTGCGTACTTTCACCCTGCGTCGCaagcacagaaaaaaagcTGAACTGGGGGCGAgtgccgcgcgtgcgctgccgtgTGTTCCGTACGCGGAGGAAGCGAGATGCGGCGGACGAGTGGGTCTCCGCGACAGGCAGATGCAGATGCGGGAGAAGGCAGTGGTCACCAGCGGCGTATTTTCGACGCGCGCACTCTCCAAACGCGCCCTTGTTCGACTCTTCGCTTCCGTGTCGCCTGTCTGCGTCCCCGgcggctgcgtgcgcgtggtgcgTCAATATGGAGAACTGTATCTGTGACAAGTCGCGTACTGGAGGAGGTcggtggagggagggcggggcggcCAGAGAGTGATGGTTTCTCGAAATACCGTCGCTGttcgagggagggggcagccCACACCCACGTGAACGAAAGTAGCGGCTCGAGAGTGATGCACGGGTGTATGCGCGCCCTTCCGCAGAGACGGAAGCGAGTgaagagaagagcgagaCCACCACTGCACAGACACAAGAGGGCGAGGAAGGGCGAGAGATGgacagagcagcagcagaacgaGGCCCGGAGAAGGCAACGTCACGCTCGTCAAGGGCGTACATCACACAAAATCGCCTGCCCCCAGAGGCGCACGGCGAATACCGTCCGCGAACCGTTAGCCCGTGCGCTTCTCCGAAAGTGAGAGCACAGCTGGGTGATGCGACTTCTTCGCAAGCGTACACGAGGATTACAGCGGCGGGACACCACGATGTGCCTCCCTCCGCAACGAGCTCACACGAAGAGGCATCTAGGACTCGTAAGCCGCACCAGCCCCGTTTTCTTTCCTGTCCGCCGCTCACGCCCCTCGCAATCGCTCGCTCGCTTCACCGAAACGCatcgatggaggaggaggcgagaggcGTTGCGACCGGCAGATGGACGTCTGTCGCTCTCCCCTGttactcccccccctccgcccacccGCGGTCGGCAAGGCGTCCCGGCGCCCCTTTGCACGAgtggcgcgcgtgtctgAGTGTTTCGACGGCTCCGTAGTGCGCCTCTCTTTGGTATTCGCATTAAACTCGGTCATCGTGGACGACGTGCCAGCACGACAGATACGAGTGAGGGGATGAGGGAGCGGGGTACATCAGCTGCACCGGCGCGCctacacagagagacgcacagggACCGCAGCGCGACGGGCCCCGATACAGGCACAGATGGACCATCCGAGAGAGCGTGGGTCTAGTGTACGGGGTGACACGGAgcggagcggggggaggaaggaCGTTTTATGTTGGTCTTACCGTCTTAGTACCCTCAGCCCTCCTCTCTCAGCTCATCCTgtcgttgtgtgcgtgtgcgtgtgtgtgcgaccCTCACCCAACAAGGCGCCCAGGCATCTGTCAACATCCGTATCCACGTGCGTCGCTACGTTCCCTGCACCGCCCTAACCCTCACCCACTGCACCCATCGGGCGACTTTCGCGTGTACACTTTATGATAGACCACGCATGCAACGCAAGGAGACCGCAGACGTGGTGTGGTTGCAGCCgtctgcggtggtggtgttggcaGTGGAGTCCCTCTTGCTCAAACGGGGTATCTCCATAATGCACCGCTCTCCGCTGcagtggcacacgcacgacaCGAGCTAAGCGTGTGTAGCGGTGCGCTCACTACtacaccctcctccgcttcttGGTCTCTGTTGGTGTGCGCTGGAGGACGCTGTCCTCCTCACAACCCTCGATACGCtcgcgtcggcgccgcttcAGACCAGCCGATGTCTTGTCCACATCCGCATGGCTGTCGACATCGGTGGACACCGCTGCGCGCCTCTTACGCTGCTTAACAGTGACTGTAGAGGCCGTCATATCATACTCGTAGTGCCCCGCGttggtgcggctgccgtcatGTTGGGCGCCTGCCTTTAACCCCTTCCGCTGGCTCACCGCTGCATCTCGTggacgcagcgccaccaccgcggaaATGCCGCCTTTCTTGGACTTCAAATTTTTCTTCCTTGTGCTAGCCTTGCCGCTGCTTGCCACCACACCAGCCCCGCGCACAGCGACCCCAACGTCAGCATGCTcatccgccgcgtcgccCATCAACGCCGCGACCTCCTCTGGCGACGCATCATCACCCAAGAAATGCCTCAATTCACTTTCGAGGTCACGCGTGTCTGTCTTCCCCGTACGCGAGACGTATTTTCGGTCCTCCCTCGCCAGTATGGCACGCAGCTCCGCTGATTCGacctgccgcagccggtgcAGCCGACGCTGCATGCGCCTCTGCTGTGGTGTCGTGAAGTGCTGGCCTCGCTCCAAGATGCCAGAGGTGATGTCAAGGGCACGTTGCAGTTTCGCTGCAGCGGACTTGCGCTCGCGTTGCCGCAACTCCgcggcagcctcctcctGGTTGAGGTACACTCGCCTATGCTCTGCCGACCGGCCTGCGGCGCCCGCAGCCCCATCTGAGCCAGCTCCTGTGGTGCTGTCGGCGCTACAGCTAGTATGCATTCCGTCCTGGGGAGTGACGGCTGCtgagaagagaaaggggcGGGTGGATACGGCTCGTCCGTGCAGGTGCGTGAGCCGCCCGCCATTCACAGGGGGGCCGCCACTAGCGTGGTGTGCCGAGGTGGCCTGGTCTCCTTCATCGCCTTCCTGCGGCTGCTCAGTCGCCACGTCGAATGGACAGTAAAAGTCGAGGTACTTCGTGTATGGCAGGTAGGGGACGTTCAAGTAGGGCACATTCTCCGGCATCACGATTGGACTCACCTCTGGCACGGGGTCCTCGACCTGGACGTAGCCGTGCGTCGCCAGCATGCGATGTTGCTCGTGGCGGCTcagccgtcgccgtggcggatTGACGTTCAGCTGAACCGGCGACGTGAAGTGGCGGAGGTACTGCTCGCTCTTCGTGAGCCACGGCGCCGACAcctccactgcctccttcGCAGCGCGCGCTATCGCAGCCGTGTCGTTGCTCGTCGCCAGTGTCTTCAGGATAGACTGATGCGCCGCCTTGCTGTGCAGCCCCGCGGCGATGCTCTTCGGCAGAGTCGCCTCCGTTGGCATGAGAGCCACGTAGGTCTCCAGCGGCGTCAGAGGCTGCGAATCCATCGTAGCACTTGGGAGGCAAATACGGGCGTTCGTTCGTTGAcagtgcgccgccgcagcgcgtaggtggcacagctgcggcgccgctggcgctggcacGTAGTGGTAGTCTGGGCACACACCCGTGACGACCGTGTGGAGCGACCAAAGAGCCGCCTGGAGAAGGCCCATGCCCACCTCGATGCTTGACGACCCCGTGTATTCGGACGACTGCACGACGTCTGCGAGGAAGTCGATGTCGATGGCGTCGAGGCTAGGCGAGACGAGCGTGCTGTATGGATATGTGGCGCGCACACTGCGGTAGCGCCGCCACAAGGCCATGGCCACCTCACCAGCGCCGGTGTAATGATCGCCGCCGTTGAGCAGGAAAAGGAAAATGAAGTCGATGCGGATGGACGGTAGCTGCGATGGCGAGAAGGGCGTGTCGCCGCGGGTGGCGGAGGTCGCCTTCAGCCAGCGGTACAAGATGTCCGACACACGAATAAGCTGCAGAGAGGA is a genomic window of Leishmania mexicana MHOM/GT/2001/U1103 complete genome, chromosome 16 containing:
- a CDS encoding putative tubulin tyrosine ligase, which produces MELATGHKSGGKGKGVKSLAHGNTPAAAPSKASDNAAAGAAAASATSPHAAAAAVPNKKLTVKKAPAAALARKTKERSRERALSTPTPTPPLLRSPLSARRKTKKSAERLVGGEVQLPPSEATPAPKLKADADSVAQPPRQQADVVDMDEGDQQQQRALPPEDSDDGSCDADGLNNGASARVVAPVTSLAGRRHTKLIIVPGTTNGSSAAAPASSGLGNGRRVGAAPSMSIHSSSGSHHHGDCTLRYRTDLDKQVIHFMFERYQQEQTHPTTSVAVASPLSATNAVAAEGMSARADEVPHTGRGSGGVMQAAGAAAAAAAAATSTSQVRARRISVEEICVYSNSEGEDKNIGLGDWHFFWMHVRRVRHTVCSNFFRWQEQQIINHFPDHAELTRKDLMYKNIRRYLREHQADNYARLTLHTATDWASASAHAADIEGAAGSSVFAGAGVERRLPLSVKSFCFADSVPLTYNIPNDMSMFKEKFQRRRGTQWIVKPTSRSQGKGIFIIDDVRSLQRWLCEKKESDNMTSFLATSPSSRASWVAPSVLQQQRAALLSSIESAPGTASGGNGCSQGSPTSPRFNAASAVTSQTTAGASGSGGGLLGSYIISRYISNPLLIGGKKFDLRLYVLVTSYKPLVAYLHEDGFARFCATRYAGSSLAQEDLGSHLTNVALQKGDEHYNTSHGGKWSFQNLFLYVQKSYGPYTAEGMMKNIEFLIYHSLKAVEPVMFNDKHSYELYGYDILIDDHINPHLIEVNASPSMSTTTLSDRLLKEQVLTDTMKIVFPPGYPASNKGMPYWEYRLRTDLTTRQQTGFRLLQF